Proteins from one Antennarius striatus isolate MH-2024 chromosome 12, ASM4005453v1, whole genome shotgun sequence genomic window:
- the tex30 gene encoding testis-expressed protein 30, whose amino-acid sequence MNFKHLVSLSHSLASNGFLCLRFTCKSLQLPYRVKAYRVMWDYLKSLEFTIKRIFVGGRSMGSRAATALARQLSDESEDAVQGIICLSFPLHPPAQTNAQRQRTEDLRGLPEHMPVLFVSGTEDCMCDRVLFDGMVKEMKAQVEVFWLRGGSHGLTVKGRTDDSVLDEVNAQVITWINKQGF is encoded by the exons ATGAACTTCAAACATCTCGTTTCTCTTTCACACTCCTTGGCTTCGAACGGCTTCCTCTGTCTGCGATTCACATGCAAGTCTTTACAGTTGCCTTACAGAGTTAAGGCGTACCGTGTTATGTGG GACTACTTGAAATCACTGGAGTTTACTATAAAGCGCATATTTGTTGGAG GCAGGTCAATGGGATCTCGTGCTGCTACAGCTTTAGCCAGACAGCTGAGTGATGAATCAGAGGATGCTGTGCAGGGCATCATCTGCCTCTCTTTCCCCCTGCACCCCCCAGCTCAGACAAATGCCCAACGACAACGGACTGAAGATCTCAGGGGGCTACCTGAACACATGCCTGTGCTCTTTGTGTCAGGCACGGAGGACTGCATGTGTGACAGA gTTCTTTTTGATGGCATGgtaaaagaaatgaaagcacAGGTAGAGGTTTTTTGGCTAAGAGGAGGTAGCCATGGACTGACTGTGAAGGGGAGGACAGATGATTCTGTGCTGGATGAAGTGAATGCACAAGTCATCACCTGGATTAATAAACAGGGATTTTAG
- the nepro gene encoding nucleolus and neural progenitor protein: MAEPWNRVNIAFPSAVSSVRVPFSSTTDATVKALMVISHNVLKLIRSHILQTEIRVLYELLYILKNSLRGNKTYKGLKLVEQCINRLKLMKLDVAVQDLTELCPNKIQRVLSIRSGKGDVPSQPFLEWLCLKVLGGAQLLSCTLDRCSTAFVFSKQQMKWGEFVILNLVITSMLSRLWVIFRGILASLSTLYPHLLDLHREVASAKPMAFLTDSSLPTDITQFLGYTDAFILSKLSAHISCCKEKDKKQRDKVPFKVKNQGGTGKVKEDLGVAIERGRVLDTDLKPFLRAVRNWTKGKDLLQETHGNKKEAFKKQVQQAATVTDMMTHLKEMIDWFKSQKKKKEKSLLASVFLKCQRLKGLEAAGYKVQRKLASLRQEVLCTLSPQASASRTCQSAAMMWKKAHQKNCLQSLTSRLRSSSLRAGIKKKLRKRQWNRTDFTASTSTGNEQRHRTGHTTASQANDSDSHDEIDDIFASVDL, translated from the exons ATGGCAGAGCCCTGGAACAGAGTAAATATTGCTTTCCCCAGCGCCGTTTCTAGTGTTCGTGTACCCTTCAGCTCAACCACAG ATGCGACAGTGAAAGCACTGATGGTGATAAGTCACAATGTGCTAAAGTTAATTCGGAGTCACATTCTTCAAACGGAAATACGTGTTCTGTACGAACTGCTATACATCCTGAAAAACAGTTTGAGAGGGAACAAGACTTACAAAGGACTAAAACTG GTTGAGCAATGCATCAACAGGCTGAAGCTCATGAagcttgatgttgctgtccaggACCTGACAGAGCTGTGTCCTAACAAAATCCAAAG AGTCCTGAGCATCAGGTCTGGTAAGGGGGATGTTCCCAGCCAACCCTTCCTGGAGTGGTTGTGTCTCAAGGTTCTTGGAGGTGCCCAGCTATTGAGCTGCACACTGGATCGCTGCAGCACAGCTTTCGT ATTCTCAAAGCAGCAGATGAAGTGGGGGGAGTTTGTTATCCTGAATCTTGTGATAACCAGCATGCTCAGTCGTCTCTG GGTGATTTTTCGTGGCATTCTGGCCAGCCTGTCCACTCTGTATCCACACCTCCTGGACCTCCACAGAGAAGTTGCCAGCGCTAAGCCCATGGCCTTTCTTACAGACTCCTCCCTGCCAACAGATATTACTCAGTTCTTGGGTTATACGGATGCATTTATTTTGTCCAAACTGTCAGCACACATTTCTTGTTGCAAGGAGAAGGACAAGAAGCAGAGAGATAAAGTGCCTTTTAAAGTCAAGAACCAAGGGGGGACaggaaaagtcaaagaagactTGGGCGTTGCCATTGAAAGAg GTAGAGTTCTTGATACTGACCTAAAGCCTTTTCTCCGAGCTGTCAGAAACTGGACAAAG GGTAAGGACCTCCTGCAGGAAACACACGGAAACAAGAAAGAAGCATTCAAGAAACAAGTGCAACAGGCTGCAACTGTCACTGACATGATGACACATCTCAAAGAAATGATCGATTGGTTCAAAtctcagaagaagaaaaaggagaaatctCTCCTAGcatctgtgtttttaaagtgtCAAAGGTTGAAAGGCTTGGAGGCAGCAGGTTATAA GGTCCAGAGGAAATTGGCTAGCTTAAGACAAGAAGTTCTCTGCACGTTATCACCCCAAGCTTCCGCATCAAGAACTTGTCAGTCTGCTGCCATGATGTGGAAAAAAGCTCACCAGAaaaattgtcttcagtctcttaCAAGTCGGTTGAGGTCTTCGTCACTGAGAGCTGGTATCAAAAAGAAGCTGAGGAAGAGACAATGGAATAGGACTGACTTCACAGCGTCTACATCAACAGGAAATGAGCAAAGACACAGGACTGGCCACACAACAGCATCTCAGGCCAATGATAGTGACAGCCATGATGAAATAGATGATATATTTGCTTCTGTAGATTTGTGA